One window of Pyxicephalus adspersus chromosome 4, UCB_Pads_2.0, whole genome shotgun sequence genomic DNA carries:
- the MATN3 gene encoding matrilin-3 gives MNPLLNCNVFFLFAFLLVAVHGTHYRMYGYPIQRSFIFPPPLVHGSAVLPVPRPGVLASAPHAANVRPKPDTRTLQVNQPAETVCKSKPMDLVFIIDSSRSVRPQEFEKVKTFLSDMIDTLDTGERATRVAVVNYASTVTIEFYLKTFFNKAAMKNAISLINPLSTGTMTGLAIQTALEEAFSEESGARPVSLQIPKVAIIVTDGRPQDRVQDVAATARASGIEIYAVGVDRADMQSLKLMASEPLDDHVFYVETYGVIEKLTSKFKESFCVVDFCAYGRHDCEHICVSTPTSYLCRCRDGYILNPDKKTCSRIDVCALGRHDCEHICVANATSYQCKCRDGYSLNPDEKTCSQEARGVVQTEDPCKCESLIAFQSQVNTYIESLTTKHILYLVHLCFWKVDVSVALYVLCQCRSTHNSSRKYRHYNNT, from the exons ATGAATCCCTTGCTGAACTGCAATGTGTTCTTTCTATTTGCCTTTTTATTGGTGGCTGTTCATGGAACTCATTACAGGATGTATGGATACCCCATTCAAAGGAGCTTCATCTTTCCTCCTCCTCTGGTCCATGGCAGTGCAGTGCTACCAGTGCCCAGACCCGGCGTGTTAGCCAGTGCTCCACATGCTGCCAATGTGCGTCCCAAGCCAGACACCAGGACACTACAAGTGAACCAGCCAGCAG AGACTGTCTGTAAAAGCAAACCCATGGATTTGGTATTTATAATTGATAGTTCCCGCAGCGTCCGTCCTCAAGAGTTCGAGAAAGTCAAGACTTTCCTTTCCGACATGATCGACACTCTAGACACAGGAGAAAGGGCAACTCGAGTGGCCGTAGTGAATTATGCCAGTACAGTCACCATTGAGTTCTATCTAAAGACCTTCTTCAATAAAGCTGCGATGAAGAACGCCATCTCCTTGATCAACCCATTGTCCACTGGCACCATGACAGGTCTTGCCATACAGACTGCCCTCGAGGAGGCATTTTCAGAGGAGTCAGGAGCCCGTCCTGTGTCCCTCCAGATTCCCAAAGTAGCAATCATTGTAACAGATGGAAGACCTCAAGACAGGGTGCAGGATGTAGCTGCTACGGCTAGGGCCTCTGGAATAGAGATTTATGCAGTAGGAGTGGACAGGGCAGACATGCAGTCTCTTAAATTGATGGCAAGTGAACCACTCGATGACCATGTGTTTTATGTGGAGACCTATGGAGTAATTGAAAAGCTCACTTCAAAGTTTAAGGAATCTTTTTGTG ttgtTGATTTTTGTGCTTATGGAAGACATGACTGTGAACACATATGTGTATCAACGCCTACATCATACCTCTGCAGGTGCCGTGATGGCTACATTCTCAATCCAGACAAGAAGACCTGTTCAC GTATTGATGTGTGCGCACTGGGAAGACACGACTGTGAGCATATCTGTGTGGCCAATGCTACTTCCTATCAGTGCAAATGTCGTGATGGATACTCTCTCAACCCAGACGAGAAGACCTGTTCAC AGGAAGCACGAGGGGTTGTACAGACGGAGGACCCTTGCAAATGTGAGAGTCTGATTGCCTTCCAGAGCCAAGTGAACACTTATATTGAGTCTCTGACTACTAAACATATCCTTTACCTGGTGCATTTATGTTTCTGGAAAGTAGATGTTTCTGTGGCTTTGTATGTTTTGTGCCAATGTAGGTCAACACACAACAGTAGTAGGAAGTATAGACACTATAATAACACCTGA